A stretch of Clostridium sp. BJN0001 DNA encodes these proteins:
- a CDS encoding magnesium transporter CorA family protein, protein MIRIYKNEIDNNKLKVLDTIENGSWINIIAPSDEELILISKKTGVSLDFLNAALDDEETSRIESEDNVTLLIVDIPFTEMEENSLTYDTYPLAIIHTEKQIITVCLKNSKILTDFIHSKVKSFFTFKKSRFILQILSKISTYYLIYLRQIDKKSLMIEKRLHKSMKNRELIQLHSLEKSLVYFSTSLKSNELTLEKMLKLDLMQKYEEDKDVLEDVIIENKQAIEMTDIYSNILASTMDFFASVISNNLNIVMKVLASVTILMSIPTIMSGIFGMNIILPFTATDPNAFIKVALITVGICAFTAFILYKKDMFK, encoded by the coding sequence TTGATACGAATTTATAAAAATGAAATTGATAATAATAAACTTAAAGTACTTGATACAATTGAAAATGGATCGTGGATTAACATTATTGCACCATCAGATGAAGAGTTAATCCTCATATCCAAAAAAACAGGAGTATCGTTAGATTTTTTAAATGCTGCATTAGATGATGAGGAAACTTCTCGTATTGAATCAGAAGATAATGTAACACTGTTAATAGTAGATATTCCCTTTACAGAAATGGAAGAGAATTCACTTACATACGATACTTATCCTTTAGCTATAATTCATACAGAAAAGCAAATAATAACTGTATGTTTAAAAAACAGTAAAATTTTAACTGATTTTATACATTCAAAAGTGAAATCATTTTTTACTTTTAAAAAATCAAGATTTATATTGCAGATATTAAGTAAAATTTCAACTTATTATTTAATATATTTAAGGCAAATTGATAAGAAAAGCCTAATGATAGAAAAAAGACTTCATAAATCTATGAAAAATAGAGAGCTTATCCAGCTTCATTCATTAGAAAAATCATTAGTATACTTTTCTACTTCATTAAAATCTAATGAACTGACTCTTGAAAAAATGTTAAAACTTGATCTAATGCAGAAATATGAAGAAGATAAAGATGTACTAGAAGATGTTATTATAGAAAATAAACAAGCAATAGAAATGACTGATATATATAGTAATATTTTAGCTAGTACAATGGACTTTTTTGCATCAGTAATTTCTAATAATTTAAATATAGTAATGAAAGTTCTTGCTTCTGTTACAATATTAATGTCAATTCCGACAATAATGAGTGGTATTTTTGGAATGAATATTATACTTCCATTTACAGCCACAGATCCAAATGCATTCATAAAAGTTGCATTAATAACAGTAGGTATATGTGCATTTACAGCATTTATATTATACAAAAAAGATATGTTCAAATAA